CTAATATGGCTAATAGAAATCTTCCGAGGGTCATCTCCAATTAACCCAAGAATCTCTTGCACCAATACACGATGGTTCGAGCGATGCACGGACGGCGAGTTAAGCATCGACACCGCTTCCAAACTATCCATCTCAACGACAATCGGCAACTCAGTATGGTGGAGGGCGAGAGCCAGCCCTTCACGCATGCATGCATTTTCTCTCCACTGTAAAAGCTGACACTGTCTGACGCAAGTACATGTATAGCTCTATTTAATCTGCTGTATTTGCACATGAAAAGAAATTGTATAAAACCTGCacaaatcttgatgaaactgatgaACGGTGGATTGCGCACCGGTACATACCGGCACCGGTAAATTTACTAATTCGCCCAAACTATATGCGTGTGAGTGCGAGTGAACAAGCAGCAAGCAAAGGGAAAGTGCACGCCGATTCGGCCAATTTCTTTCAGGCAGCTGCGACCAGCTCTGTGCGTGTGCGACGGTACGTATATGCATGCGTGTTGCGGCACCATCCGGGAAGCGAGGAAAATCTCCCAAGTAGCAGAAGATGACGACGACCAAGAATATGTGAGTGGCGACGACTGACGATAGCAACCGCCGTCGAGAAGAAGAAGATGCGGAGAGACGACATCCATCCATGGTCTCCCTCCCAGTCAATACGTTCCACTAGGCGGATCCGTTGAACCTGCTCGCATGCATGCCCCGTCCTGCTCGCCATTGGCACCGGCACCGCGCGCGCGCCTAAATAGAAGCGGAGGCGGCATGGTTTCTACGTACCTGCTTAGCTCGCTCGCCAACCATCGCAAGCGAAGTAGCTAGCTAATGGCGCCGATCCACAGCAAGCAAACGCTGCTGGCGCTGGCGCTGGCGCTCGCGTTTGTCAGCGtcgtggcggcgcgaggggaagcgCTGCCCGCCGCCCGGCACGAGCGGTGGATGGCCAAGTACGGGCGCGTGTACGCGGACGCCGCCGAGAAGCTGCGCCGGCGGGAGGTGTTCGCGGCCAACGCGCGCCACATCGACGCCGTCAACCGGGCGGGCAACCGGACGTACACGCTCGGGCTCAACCAGTTCTCCGACCTCACCAACGAGGAGTTCGCGGAGACGCACCTCGGGTACCGTCACCAGCCCGGCGGGCTCGCGCCGGCGGCCGCGGTGAACGTGTCCATGGCTCAGCTGCAGTCCACGCTCCCAGACAGCGTGGGCTGGAGGGCCCGGGGCGCCGTCACCCCAGTCAAGTACCAAGGTCACTGCGGTAAGAATCATCTGCACCTCCTGCATGCATAGCATAGCATATACCATTGGACAAAGTTGGCAAATGAATAAGGGAATGTTGACACGTCGTTTGCGTGCGTGCAGCGAGCTGCTGGGCgttcgcggcggtggcggcgacggaggGGCTGGTGCAGATCGCCACCGGCAACCTCATCCCCATGTTAGAGCAGCAGGTGCTGGACTGCACGGGCGGCGCCAACAGCTGCAAGAGTGGCCACGTCAACGCCGCCCTAACCTACATCACCGCCAGCGGCGGCCTGCAGACGGAGGCAGCCTACGCGTATGGCGCCAAGCAGGGCGCGTGCCGCAGCGGCGGCCTCGGCCCAAATCCGGCCGCCTCCGTCGGCGTCCACCGGTCTGTGACACTGCACGGCGACGAGGGCGCGTTGCAGGCGCTCGTGGCCAGCCAACCGGTGGCCGTGGCCGTGGAGGCCGACGCTGACTTCCACCACTACAGGAGCGGCGTGTACGTCGGCAGCCCGTCGTGCGGGCGGAACCTGCACCACGCCGTCACGGTGGTGGGCTACGGGgcggacggcggcgccggcgggcaggAGTACTGGGTGGTGAAGAACCAGTGGGGGGCTGGGTGGGGCGAGGGGGGCTACATGCGCCTCACGCGCGGGAACGGCAACAACTGCGGCATGGCCACCCACGCCTACTACCCCACCATGGACACCTCTTGAAAACCACATCAGTAGTCCATGCAGCATCGAGTATGGTTTATCAGCTAGCTACAGAACGATGCAGCTGCAGTACCACGTAAACGTACGTATATATGGATTTTGGTTTTTGGATAATGAACATCGAAAGCATGGAATGATGCGTTCGCCTATGTAATAGTATAAACTTGGAAACTTGTATATGCCAATTTTCCTTCTGCTAGCTGTTCATCAACCAAAATGGGTCAGCAAAAAAATTGACAAACTACGTCGTGCTTTCTTATGGGCTGGCTCCGATGCCGTCTGTGGAGGCAAATGCCTTGTCCGCTGGACCCAGGTGTGCTCACCCATCTCCATTGGCGGGCTGGGCATCCATGACCTACAAGCTCAGGGGCGAGCGCTTAAAGTTCGCTGGCTTTGGCAGCGCGCCACAGATCTGGATAAGCCACGGCAAGGTCTGCAACTTCCTGTTGATAAGCATGTTAAGGCTCTTTTCATTGCTTGTACCTCCATCAAGATTGGCAACGGCATTAGGATCTCCTTTTGGCATGATCACTGGCTCGGCGGCGAGACTCCGGCTGTTTCATTTCCTAACCTTTTCAAGCACAGCAAGAACAAAAAAATATCATTGCCTGAAGGTCTCACCAATAGAAAATGGGTCACCCTTCTCAAGCGCAACACAGGCATCGATGTGCTGCGTGAATATATTGAATTCTGGCACAGATCCAGGGTGATCACTTTGTCCAACCTAGAGGACGAGTTCATTTGGAAATGGTCGTCTGATGGAAGATACAATGCTAAGTCAGCTTACCTATGTCAATTCTGGGGCAAGATTGATTCTCCTCTACCTGAGATCATATGGCATATTAAGGTTCCACCAAAAATAAGATTCTTGAGCTGGCTCTTTGTACAGGGCAAATGTTTGACTGCAGATAACCTTGCAGAGCGGGGTTGGCCTCACAACCCGGTCTGTCAACTATGTCATTTAGGGATGGAAGACAGCCTGCACCTTGTAGCTAGCTGCCGTTTCACGGCTGGAATCTGGGGCTATTGCTTGGCGATATATAAGTTTCCCTTCAACCTCCTGCCTACTGCTCATGATGGCTCTCTATTGGACTGGTGGTTAAAGGCTCTGGATGGTATAGGTACAAGCAGGAAAAAGGATCTCTCATCTCTAATCATGGCGGTTTCCTGGCATGTTTGGAGTGAAAGAAACAACCGTATATTCAATAATAAGGTAACCCATTTCCTGAAGGTCGCTGAGAGCATCATCAACGAGCTCAACTCTTGGAGAATCGCTGGATTCAGAGGAGCTCAATGGACTGGCGCAGGATAGCATTCTTTCCTCCTTCCATGTGTACATTTATATAGCTTTTACTTCTCCTTTCTGGCTCTCAGCCGTTCTGTAAATCTTGAACTGTATCTCTTGGGGTGACTCATCCTATCTTAATGAATGAAATCAGCACAATGTTGTTTttcgtcaaaaaaaaaaaaatcaatgGAACGGACGTTCTGAATGTTCTTCTCATGCCTCGCCTTTTCCATGCCTGTTCTTCTTCCTCTCACAACCCGACACAAATCTGGATCTAGTTTAGCTGCACGCCAGTCGCCTGAAAATCCAATTTTGGTCAGTTGATTTTTGCTAGAAGGAAGCAGCCGCCGGAGGGAAGGAAGAAGCAACCGCCACTCGCTAGAGAAGCTATCCCATTATCTAGCTGCCCCATGATCTATCTTAGGGGTGTTGTGGGTGCAAGTTCGTCGGAAAAAATGATGCATGGCCGGGGGAGGGGCCGCATTggggggagggcggggcggcgaggctgaCGCGGGAGCGCCACGGGTGGTCGAGGGGAAGAGGATGAACAGGAAGTTAGTCTGGAGGTGAAGAAGCTAATCCGACCA
This region of Triticum aestivum cultivar Chinese Spring chromosome 2D, IWGSC CS RefSeq v2.1, whole genome shotgun sequence genomic DNA includes:
- the LOC123048485 gene encoding zingipain-2, which produces MAPIHSKQTLLALALALAFVSVVAARGEALPAARHERWMAKYGRVYADAAEKLRRREVFAANARHIDAVNRAGNRTYTLGLNQFSDLTNEEFAETHLGYRHQPGGLAPAAAVNVSMAQLQSTLPDSVGWRARGAVTPVKYQGHCASCWAFAAVAATEGLVQIATGNLIPMLEQQVLDCTGGANSCKSGHVNAALTYITASGGLQTEAAYAYGAKQGACRSGGLGPNPAASVGVHRSVTLHGDEGALQALVASQPVAVAVEADADFHHYRSGVYVGSPSCGRNLHHAVTVVGYGADGGAGGQEYWVVKNQWGAGWGEGGYMRLTRGNGNNCGMATHAYYPTMDTS